In one window of Ruminococcus hominis DNA:
- a CDS encoding NlpC/P60 family protein: MKFRNIKVAKIIGTKTLAGLLSVGLAMSAPVAAFAEDGNVAVTQTAAGMQAKAVDGSENLVNVSDSVLQMVQNGEVYLDEASQYLLDAATGQKVNPETGERVAETTVTPENPATPENPGTPENPETPENPSTPENPGTPENPSTPENPGTPENPGTPENPAKPENPDSANKTEDSKDDQTAETDKKEEQPAAAPTETKEAENPGTETTSAGSNQALIASQKIVKLPQVVEDFRFWTVARKYAFAKTDLYVRESIPSSEKDIKASEVSKEEKAADLKNVAKRSKILSKTAEKKATAKTEKTFDKQVAQQQLTEGVRAVGQITQDGLLYVLKEEENGWLYVESGNVRGFVRASEVYTGDAAQKLLSVYQKQAKKKAEAQKTEYKGIEGTAKTATALVDPSENQAFTYLRATVNQTVVKKEYALVNVDKLNIREEKSEDSLLVGTLTQGNLCYILADQDSEWTYIESGDVRGFVKREYLSTGDEVTKQVNETGEEKFTTAKEELKPEENDALYYTLTSTKAGTPSGEIRQSMLEFASQFVGNPYVWGGTSLTDGADCSGFVQQIYKQYGYDLPRVAADQAQYGTKIAVEDAQPGDLIFYAKDGDIHHVVMYAGNGKTIEAANENDGIIYGNVDTTEAVWATRILNDQYSVAGAGIGEVNATEDMYGQCLGNFKITYYCACEICCDVETGITATGTPVVEGQTIAVDPNVIPYGTKVIIGGHVFTAEDCGGAIKENRIDVYVNNHADALALGVTNADVYLVK, from the coding sequence TTGAAGTTTAGAAATATAAAAGTAGCAAAAATCATAGGAACTAAAACACTTGCAGGACTTTTGTCAGTAGGTTTGGCTATGAGTGCCCCAGTAGCTGCATTTGCAGAGGATGGCAATGTAGCAGTAACACAGACAGCAGCGGGAATGCAGGCAAAAGCGGTGGATGGATCTGAGAATCTTGTTAATGTATCGGACAGTGTTCTTCAGATGGTTCAGAATGGAGAAGTTTATCTGGATGAGGCAAGCCAGTATCTGCTTGATGCAGCAACAGGACAGAAGGTTAATCCAGAGACTGGTGAGCGTGTAGCAGAGACGACAGTGACTCCGGAAAATCCGGCAACACCGGAGAATCCAGGAACACCAGAGAACCCAGAAACACCGGAGAACCCAAGTACACCGGAAAATCCAGGAACACCGGAGAACCCAAGTACACCGGAAAATCCAGGAACACCGGAGAATCCAGGAACACCGGAGAATCCAGCAAAACCAGAGAATCCGGATAGTGCGAATAAGACGGAAGATTCCAAGGATGACCAAACAGCAGAGACAGATAAGAAAGAAGAACAGCCGGCAGCAGCTCCGACTGAAACAAAGGAAGCAGAGAACCCGGGTACAGAGACAACCTCTGCAGGAAGCAACCAAGCTTTGATTGCCAGTCAGAAGATTGTGAAGCTGCCACAGGTAGTGGAAGATTTCCGTTTCTGGACAGTTGCAAGAAAGTATGCATTTGCAAAGACAGATTTGTATGTTCGAGAGTCTATTCCAAGTTCAGAAAAAGATATCAAAGCAAGTGAAGTATCAAAGGAAGAGAAAGCAGCAGATTTAAAAAATGTAGCGAAGCGTTCAAAGATATTAAGCAAAACAGCAGAAAAAAAAGCAACAGCAAAGACAGAAAAGACATTTGACAAACAGGTTGCACAGCAGCAGTTGACAGAAGGTGTCCGAGCTGTAGGACAGATTACACAGGATGGTCTGTTGTATGTTCTCAAAGAGGAAGAGAATGGATGGCTGTATGTAGAGTCTGGTAATGTGCGTGGTTTTGTCAGAGCATCGGAAGTATATACAGGAGATGCAGCACAGAAATTGTTATCTGTTTATCAGAAACAAGCGAAGAAAAAAGCAGAGGCACAGAAGACAGAATATAAAGGAATTGAGGGAACTGCAAAGACAGCGACTGCTTTAGTTGACCCTTCCGAAAATCAGGCATTTACATATTTGAGAGCTACAGTGAATCAGACAGTAGTAAAGAAAGAATATGCATTGGTAAATGTAGACAAGCTAAATATCCGCGAGGAGAAGAGTGAGGATTCCCTGCTCGTTGGAACGCTGACACAAGGAAACCTCTGCTATATTCTTGCAGACCAGGATTCAGAGTGGACATATATCGAATCCGGTGATGTGCGAGGATTTGTAAAGCGTGAATATCTGAGCACAGGTGATGAAGTTACAAAACAGGTAAATGAAACCGGAGAAGAGAAATTTACAACAGCAAAAGAGGAGCTGAAACCGGAAGAAAATGATGCATTATATTATACGCTCACATCGACAAAAGCAGGGACTCCGAGTGGAGAAATCAGACAGTCCATGTTGGAATTTGCTTCACAGTTTGTCGGTAATCCATACGTATGGGGAGGCACAAGCCTGACAGATGGAGCGGACTGCTCAGGATTTGTACAGCAGATTTATAAACAGTATGGTTATGATCTTCCACGAGTAGCAGCAGACCAGGCACAGTATGGTACAAAGATTGCAGTAGAAGATGCACAGCCGGGCGACTTGATTTTCTATGCGAAAGACGGAGACATTCACCATGTTGTAATGTATGCGGGAAATGGAAAGACAATTGAAGCTGCAAATGAAAATGACGGTATCATTTATGGAAATGTAGATACAACAGAGGCAGTGTGGGCAACACGAATCTTAAATGATCAGTATTCGGTAGCAGGTGCCGGAATCGGCGAAGTCAATGCAACAGAGGATATGTATGGACAGTGTCTTGGTAATTTCAAGATCACATATTATTGTGCATGTGAGATTTGTTGTGACGTAGAGACAGGAATTACAGCCACAGGAACTCCGGTTGTAGAAGGTCAGACAATTGCAGTAGATCCAAATGTAATTCCGTATGGAACAAAAGTTATCATCGGTGGACATGTATTCACAGCAGAAGACTGCGGTGGAGCCATCAAAGAAAACCGTATTGATGTTTATGTGAATAACCATGCAGATGCATTGGCACTTGGAGTGACAAATGCAGATGTATATCTTGTGAAATAG
- a CDS encoding LysR family transcriptional regulator translates to MTLQQLTYLVTVAECGNITEAAEQLFISQPSLSNAIHNLEKEMGVTAFVRSNKGVVVTREGEELLSYARMLLEQADIMKEHFGNEEKRVPKFSVSCQHYSFAVNAFVDVINQYNVEKYSFILRETQTGEIIDDVAQGKSELGILYLSEHNEDVLLKLLKKNELIFEELFVANPHVFISKEHPLAKKESLTIEDLRPYPYLVFEQGERNSFYFSEEFLSVLDFPKNIQVRDRATLFNLAIGLNGFTVSSGVLDQKLNGENIIARPLEMNCKMRIGMVRRKNMLLSRYAKAYIEAIKSLGTEFSGFFS, encoded by the coding sequence ATGACTTTACAACAATTAACATATCTTGTGACAGTCGCTGAATGTGGAAATATCACAGAAGCAGCAGAACAATTATTTATTTCACAGCCGAGTTTAAGCAATGCTATTCATAATCTGGAAAAGGAAATGGGTGTGACAGCATTTGTACGCTCCAATAAGGGTGTGGTTGTGACACGCGAAGGGGAAGAATTATTATCCTATGCCCGCATGCTTTTGGAACAGGCAGACATCATGAAAGAACATTTTGGAAATGAAGAAAAAAGAGTGCCGAAATTTTCTGTATCCTGCCAGCACTATTCATTTGCGGTAAATGCATTTGTAGATGTGATCAATCAGTATAATGTTGAAAAATACAGCTTTATCTTGCGGGAGACTCAGACGGGTGAGATTATAGACGATGTTGCACAAGGAAAAAGCGAACTGGGGATTCTGTATTTATCAGAACATAATGAAGATGTGCTTTTAAAACTTTTAAAGAAAAATGAATTGATCTTTGAAGAATTATTCGTTGCCAATCCGCATGTTTTCATAAGTAAAGAGCATCCGTTGGCAAAAAAGGAGAGCTTAACAATAGAAGATTTGAGGCCATATCCATATCTTGTTTTTGAACAAGGTGAGCGCAATTCATTTTATTTTTCGGAAGAGTTTTTAAGTGTTTTAGATTTTCCGAAGAATATTCAAGTGCGAGACAGGGCAACACTGTTTAATCTTGCTATCGGATTGAATGGATTTACGGTAAGTTCCGGTGTGCTTGATCAAAAATTAAATGGAGAAAATATCATTGCCAGACCGCTTGAGATGAATTGCAAGATGCGAATTGGGATGGTGAGACGAAAAAATATGTTATTGAGTCGTTATGCGAAGGCATATATCGAGGCGATTAAATCATTGGGGACGGAGTTTTCTGGCTTTTTTTCGTAG
- a CDS encoding cytidine deaminase, translating to MEKQVIEKLIDTAIEQLKFSYAPYSNFKVGAALLAKNGTVYTGCNIENAAFTPTNCAERTAFFKAVSEGVHEFDAICIVGGKEGILTEYAAPCGVCRQVMMEFCNPDTFQVILALDKEHYDVYTLRELMPQGFGPGNLA from the coding sequence ATGGAGAAACAAGTTATTGAGAAGTTAATCGACACTGCAATCGAGCAACTAAAATTTTCTTATGCGCCGTATTCCAATTTTAAAGTTGGGGCAGCATTGTTGGCAAAAAATGGAACGGTGTATACTGGATGCAATATTGAAAACGCAGCATTCACACCAACGAACTGTGCGGAACGCACCGCATTTTTCAAGGCAGTCAGTGAGGGGGTGCACGAATTTGATGCAATCTGTATTGTTGGTGGAAAGGAAGGAATTCTGACAGAATATGCAGCTCCCTGCGGAGTATGCAGACAAGTCATGATGGAATTCTGTAATCCGGATACATTTCAGGTGATACTTGCATTGGACAAAGAACATTATGATGTTTATACCTTGCGTGAGTTGATGCCACAAGGATTTGGTCCGGGAAATCTGGCGTAG
- a CDS encoding TrmH family RNA methyltransferase, which produces MVNIIEITEFEAPELDIYARKTEAQLLNRDKPEEGIFIAESPKVIERALDAGYVPISALVEKKQIAGEAKCIIERLSEEQLNEILIYTAESEVLTQLTGFQLTRGMLCAMHRRDLPKVEDICKNARRIAILENVMNPTNVGAIFRSAAAMNIDAILLTSGCSNPLYRRAIRVSMGTTFQIPWTFVNNSCSWPEEGIDILHKMGFKTAALALSDNSVRIDDEKLMQEEKLAIILGTEGDGLATETIADCDYTVKIPMTHGVDSLNVAAASAVAFWQLAGAI; this is translated from the coding sequence ATGGTAAATATTATTGAGATTACAGAGTTTGAAGCACCGGAGTTAGATATTTATGCAAGAAAGACAGAGGCACAGCTTTTGAATCGTGATAAACCAGAAGAAGGAATTTTTATTGCAGAAAGTCCAAAGGTAATTGAACGGGCACTGGACGCAGGGTATGTTCCGATTTCTGCGTTGGTTGAGAAAAAACAGATTGCAGGGGAAGCGAAATGTATCATAGAAAGACTGAGTGAAGAACAGTTGAATGAAATTCTGATTTATACAGCAGAATCTGAAGTGTTAACGCAGCTTACAGGATTTCAGCTTACAAGAGGAATGTTGTGCGCAATGCATCGCAGAGATTTGCCGAAAGTAGAAGACATCTGTAAGAATGCACGACGGATTGCTATTTTAGAAAATGTGATGAACCCGACGAATGTCGGTGCAATCTTCCGTTCTGCGGCGGCGATGAATATTGATGCAATCTTGCTTACGTCCGGATGCAGTAATCCACTTTACAGGAGGGCAATTCGTGTTAGTATGGGGACAACTTTTCAAATTCCATGGACATTTGTGAATAACTCTTGTTCCTGGCCGGAAGAAGGAATTGATATTCTCCACAAGATGGGATTCAAGACAGCCGCTCTTGCACTTAGTGATAATTCTGTCCGAATCGATGATGAGAAACTGATGCAGGAAGAAAAGCTGGCAATCATACTCGGAACGGAAGGCGACGGTCTGGCAACCGAGACCATTGCCGATTGTGATTATACCGTGAAGATTCCGATGACGCATGGAGTCGATTCGTTGAATGTGGCAGCGGCGAGTGCGGTAGCGTTTTGGCAGTTGGCGGGAGCCATTTAG
- a CDS encoding YdcF family protein: protein MIKSIIAGILGVFGILCFLYGIMIQATRSGTKFFLVWFGMALVFLMMGIGIYCGIWDKIPMVARGGILLIFALGMTSFIIVEGCIISSLATEEKENLDYIIVLGAQVKESGPSIVLKYRLDKALEYMNENPKTICIVSGGQGYNEPYSEAEGMAKYLIEQGMSSDRIIKEDKSKTTEQNIANSMKYIKKKATIGLVTNNFHVYRALQIAKNQKIENIYGIAADSSAFYMPNNMFREYLAEMKYQVRKVLHLNHRGEN, encoded by the coding sequence ATGATAAAAAGTATAATAGCAGGAATATTAGGAGTATTTGGAATACTGTGCTTTCTGTATGGAATTATGATACAGGCAACCCGGTCCGGAACAAAATTTTTCCTTGTCTGGTTTGGGATGGCGCTCGTTTTTCTTATGATGGGAATCGGAATTTACTGTGGAATATGGGACAAGATTCCAATGGTTGCACGTGGGGGGATACTGCTTATTTTTGCACTGGGGATGACATCATTTATTATTGTAGAAGGATGTATTATCAGTAGCTTAGCGACAGAAGAAAAAGAAAACCTGGATTATATTATTGTACTTGGTGCACAGGTAAAAGAAAGTGGTCCAAGCATTGTGCTCAAATACCGTTTGGACAAGGCTTTGGAATATATGAATGAAAATCCGAAGACGATTTGTATTGTATCCGGTGGACAAGGATATAATGAGCCGTACTCAGAAGCAGAAGGTATGGCAAAGTATCTGATCGAGCAGGGCATGTCATCAGATAGGATTATCAAGGAAGATAAGTCGAAGACTACAGAGCAAAACATTGCCAACAGCATGAAATATATTAAAAAGAAGGCGACAATCGGACTTGTGACAAATAATTTTCATGTATATCGGGCATTGCAAATTGCAAAAAATCAAAAAATAGAAAATATATATGGAATAGCGGCAGATTCGTCTGCATTTTACATGCCGAACAATATGTTTCGGGAATATCTGGCAGAGATGAAATATCAGGTCAGAAAAGTATTACACTTGAATCATCGGGGAGAAAATTAG
- a CDS encoding SseB family protein: protein MTKQDNSKVDEGLQGNEKIEEAILGLQKESTQEMLAHTLTVIRRRMKEKGQVILAVEPPKGLEQIQIQAVQTSDGQSWWTAFTSFEEELKGGDSVKSTFLTDIDKLFETVLQVEKIQGIILNPWNRTIMLDKNLIQVILGAKA, encoded by the coding sequence ATGACAAAGCAGGATAATTCAAAGGTAGATGAGGGATTACAGGGAAATGAGAAAATTGAGGAAGCAATTTTAGGATTGCAAAAAGAAAGTACGCAGGAAATGCTGGCACATACATTGACCGTAATCCGCAGACGAATGAAAGAAAAAGGACAGGTGATTCTGGCGGTAGAGCCACCGAAGGGGCTGGAACAAATTCAAATCCAGGCGGTTCAGACATCGGACGGACAGAGCTGGTGGACGGCATTTACAAGTTTTGAAGAAGAATTAAAAGGTGGAGACAGTGTGAAGTCTACATTTTTAACAGATATAGACAAATTGTTTGAAACAGTGCTTCAAGTAGAGAAAATCCAAGGTATTATTTTAAATCCATGGAATCGGACGATAATGCTGGATAAAAACCTGATTCAGGTGATACTTGGGGCAAAAGCTTAA
- a CDS encoding MATE family efflux transporter, translated as MKKNKYEIDMCNGSIMDKLISFSLPLMLSGILQLMFNAVDIVVVGRFSGSQALAAVGSTTALINIFTNLFIGISLGANVLAARFYASGKEKEMSETVHTAITLALISGIIMAVVGLVLAKLALELMGTPSDVIELSTLYMRIYFCGMPFFMLYNYGAAILRAVGDTKRPLIFLIISGVANAGLNMILVIIFHMGVAGVGIGTVISQLISCILVLRCLYKSEGCYQLRFSKLRIQKVYLRQIFQVGIPAGIQSTVINFSNALLQSSVNSFGSTAMAGYTAANNILGFLYVSVNAVTQACMSFTSQNYGVGKYKRMDRVLINCLILSVVISGILGCGSYAFGTEILKVYTEDPKVIQCGLEILSMTTVTYFLCGIMDLFPGALRGMGRSGVPMILSIIGTVGTRIVWIFMLFPQHRSLEFLFISYPASWLLTIVMQVICFYFVRKQVHAKGRERMMREAQAK; from the coding sequence GTGAAGAAAAATAAATACGAGATAGATATGTGTAATGGTTCTATTATGGATAAGCTGATATCATTTTCACTTCCACTTATGCTTTCTGGTATTTTGCAGTTGATGTTTAATGCGGTAGATATTGTTGTTGTCGGACGATTTAGTGGAAGTCAGGCGTTGGCTGCGGTCGGTTCAACGACAGCGTTGATTAATATATTTACCAATTTATTTATTGGAATCTCTCTTGGGGCAAATGTACTGGCAGCAAGATTTTATGCTTCCGGCAAGGAAAAAGAAATGTCGGAAACGGTACATACAGCAATCACACTGGCACTGATCAGTGGAATTATAATGGCAGTAGTGGGACTGGTGTTGGCAAAATTGGCATTGGAGTTGATGGGAACGCCTTCTGATGTAATAGAGTTATCTACTCTTTATATGAGGATTTATTTTTGCGGAATGCCATTTTTTATGTTATATAACTATGGTGCGGCCATTTTAAGAGCTGTCGGAGACACAAAACGTCCGCTTATATTTTTGATTATTTCAGGTGTGGCAAATGCAGGATTAAATATGATCCTTGTAATTATTTTCCACATGGGTGTTGCCGGAGTTGGAATCGGAACAGTCATTTCGCAGTTAATATCCTGTATTTTAGTACTTCGGTGTCTGTATAAATCTGAAGGCTGCTATCAATTAAGATTTTCTAAATTAAGAATTCAGAAAGTATATTTAAGACAGATTTTTCAAGTTGGAATTCCGGCCGGAATCCAGAGTACAGTTATCAATTTTTCAAATGCATTGTTACAGTCATCCGTCAATTCCTTCGGCTCGACAGCGATGGCCGGTTATACAGCGGCAAATAATATTCTGGGATTTTTATATGTCTCCGTTAATGCTGTGACACAGGCATGTATGAGCTTTACAAGCCAGAACTATGGTGTTGGAAAATATAAACGTATGGATCGGGTGCTGATAAATTGTTTGATTTTATCAGTTGTTATATCAGGAATCCTCGGTTGTGGTTCTTATGCATTTGGAACAGAAATATTGAAGGTTTATACGGAAGATCCGAAAGTAATCCAGTGTGGTCTGGAAATTTTATCAATGACAACAGTTACTTACTTTTTGTGTGGAATTATGGATTTGTTTCCGGGAGCGCTGCGAGGAATGGGGCGTTCAGGTGTGCCGATGATCCTATCTATTATCGGTACAGTCGGAACGAGAATTGTGTGGATATTTATGCTGTTCCCACAACATAGATCACTGGAATTTTTATTTATTTCTTATCCGGCATCCTGGTTACTTACAATCGTAATGCAGGTAATATGCTTTTATTTTGTACGAAAACAGGTACATGCAAAAGGACGAGAGAGAATGATGCGGGAAGCACAGGCAAAATGA
- a CDS encoding sodium-dependent transporter — MKHKSHERDGFKSKTGFVLACIGSAVGMGNIWRFPYMVSDWGGMTFLIPYILFVILISSSGVIEEMALGRAAKGGPIKAFGTCTQMRTGKRKPGEIIGVLPVLGSFALAIGYTVVVGWIFKYAFLALTGKVAAMGQDMDIIGGMFGSTAKVFGNNLWLVIAVIVTAVIMAFGIAGGIERANKVMMPFLFIMFLGLGIYIFTLPGAEAGYRYIFTIEPKGLLDIKLWIYAFGQAFFSLSIAGNGTVIYGSYLSEEEDLVSSARNVAIFDTMAALLAAFVIIPGMAVGGAELSSGGPGLMFIYLINVFNGMPGGKLVGIIFYLCVLFAGMSSLVNLYEAPVATLQEKFGLKRFSAVGVIAVIGCAVALLIQGIVSGWMDAVSIYICPLGAMLSAIMFFWIAGEEFALQAVNKGRDKKIGRWFVPVGKYVLVPLAFLALVAGALLGGIG; from the coding sequence ATGAAACATAAAAGTCATGAGAGGGATGGTTTTAAAAGTAAGACAGGATTTGTTTTAGCATGTATTGGTTCAGCAGTCGGTATGGGGAATATATGGAGATTTCCATATATGGTATCTGACTGGGGCGGTATGACATTTTTAATTCCATATATTTTATTTGTAATTTTGATTAGTTCTTCCGGTGTGATCGAAGAGATGGCATTGGGACGTGCAGCCAAAGGCGGACCGATCAAAGCATTTGGAACGTGTACGCAGATGCGGACAGGAAAGCGAAAGCCGGGAGAAATAATCGGTGTTTTGCCGGTCCTTGGGTCGTTTGCACTGGCGATTGGATATACGGTTGTAGTTGGCTGGATCTTTAAATATGCATTTCTGGCATTGACCGGTAAAGTTGCAGCAATGGGACAGGACATGGACATAATCGGTGGAATGTTCGGAAGTACAGCAAAAGTCTTTGGCAACAATTTGTGGCTGGTGATTGCAGTGATCGTGACAGCCGTTATCATGGCATTTGGAATCGCAGGAGGAATTGAGCGGGCGAATAAAGTCATGATGCCATTTTTGTTTATCATGTTTTTAGGGCTTGGAATTTATATTTTCACATTGCCGGGAGCAGAGGCCGGTTATCGTTATATATTTACAATCGAGCCAAAAGGCCTGTTAGATATTAAGTTATGGATATATGCATTCGGACAGGCATTCTTCTCGCTTTCAATCGCAGGAAACGGAACGGTGATATATGGTTCTTATTTAAGTGAGGAAGAGGATTTGGTGAGTTCTGCAAGAAATGTAGCGATTTTTGACACAATGGCAGCATTGCTCGCAGCATTTGTGATTATTCCGGGGATGGCAGTCGGCGGAGCTGAATTATCTTCAGGCGGTCCGGGACTTATGTTTATCTATTTGATCAACGTATTTAACGGAATGCCGGGCGGTAAGCTTGTAGGAATCATTTTCTATCTTTGTGTATTATTTGCCGGAATGAGTTCGCTGGTTAATCTGTATGAAGCTCCGGTAGCAACATTGCAGGAAAAATTCGGATTAAAAAGATTCTCGGCAGTTGGTGTGATCGCAGTGATCGGATGCGCTGTTGCACTGCTTATTCAGGGAATCGTTTCAGGGTGGATGGATGCAGTTTCAATTTATATTTGTCCACTTGGTGCAATGCTGTCAGCAATCATGTTCTTCTGGATTGCAGGAGAAGAGTTTGCTTTGCAGGCAGTAAACAAAGGCAGAGATAAGAAGATTGGAAGATGGTTTGTTCCGGTCGGAAAATATGTGCTGGTTCCATTAGCATTTCTGGCGTTGGTAGCCGGAGCATTGCTTGGTGGAATCGGGTGA
- a CDS encoding STAS domain-containing protein: protein MEIISKTDGTKTTMEIVGWLDTQTAPQLEEELSKLTDEITSLVFDFAKLEYISSAGLRQVIAAYKKMQNKDGFKIINVSDEVFDVFSLTGFDQKIDIEK, encoded by the coding sequence ATGGAAATTATTAGTAAAACAGATGGGACGAAAACAACAATGGAGATTGTAGGATGGCTGGATACACAGACAGCCCCACAGTTAGAAGAAGAACTTTCAAAGCTTACAGACGAGATCACAAGTCTTGTATTTGATTTCGCAAAGCTTGAATACATTTCATCAGCAGGTCTGCGGCAAGTAATTGCCGCATACAAAAAGATGCAGAATAAGGACGGATTTAAAATTATAAATGTGTCTGACGAAGTCTTTGATGTGTTCAGTCTTACAGGATTTGATCAGAAAATTGATATTGAAAAATAA